ACCATGTTCATGCCTGTAGAACTTCTTTCGAGATACAGCCCGCAAAGAAAAAATCTGGTTTCATCTTCGCTTATAGAAAAAATTGTCTGGGTCGCCATCTCATTGAAATCCCTTTGGGAAACAGAGAAAAATGGAGTTTCGCCGATTGTCTCCATTTGGGGAAACTCGTCTCCGCTGATGGTTCTCAATTTAAAATCAATGGTCTGGTTGGTAGGCTTTATGGCAAGCATTCCGTCCTTGGTTGAAAATTGAATTTCTGAATTTGGCAGAGAGCGGAGAATATTGAGAAACCTGTCACAGTAAACGGTGATGGAACCATTCTCGATTGTCTGTACGGCAATCTCTGTACTGAAGCCGATTTTCTGGTCAGTGGCCCTGATAATGAGTTTGTCGTCAAAGGTCTCCAGATAGACATTCGAGGTAATGGAAAGTGAGTTTCTCTGACTGGTAAAATCCATTGAATATATTATCTCGTTTAGGATCGTTTCTTTGTTACAGGCGAATTTCATAGACTACTCCTAGTTTATTATAAAAATTAGTAATAATAGTAATAATAGCACGATTTCTGTGGATAACTCGATAATTCATTATACAATAATCGCTTAAATTTTGCTATCTTGTGGACAACTTCCTGAGTTATCCACAATTGATGCACAGGCAAATTTGGCTATCCACAGGCAGAAGTACTTATCCACAGGCTATCCATAGGTTATCCACAGGAAATTACTTCTTACTATTTGTTAAGTCCCTCTTTAATTTCTGGATGGTATTGCTGAAGGCTTCATCACCTTTCATCAATGATACGATACGAGCAAAAGCATGCATGACTGTGGTGTGATCCCGTCCCCCGAACTCGGTTCCTATCTCGGTTGTAGAGAATTCAGTAATGTCCCTGGAGAGATACATTGCAATCTGTCTCGGCTGTATAAGGGACTTGTTTTTCTTCTTTCCCTTGATCTCGAAAGAGCTGACATTGAAGTATTCTCCGACCACTTTGATTATGGTGTCTATCGAGAGCGCTTGGTTCCCGTTCGCTGCAATGGAAGGAAGGGTGCCCAGTAATTCTTTGGCTTTTTCCAAGGAAAGATCCTGGTCGAGTAGTTCGCTGTAGGCAATGAGCTTCGTAAGCGAGGACTCGAGATCCCTTACATTTGTACATACGTTCACGGCAATGTAATTGAGAATATCCTCACTCATCGCACTGGCTCTCTTTTTTGTCTTGCTTTTCAAAATAGCCATTCTTGTCTCATAATTCGGTGGCTGCAAGTCTACATTGAGACCTCTTTCGAACCTTGAGCTGAGTCGGTCTGTAATGTTTTTCAATTCGCTGATAGGTCTATCACACGTGAAAACCATTTGCTTTTTCGACTCGTAGAGATTGTTGAACGTATGGAAAAGTTCCTCCTGGGTGCTGTCTTTTCCCTGGAGAAAATGTATGTCGTCTATGAGCAAAACGTCGACTTTTCTGAATTTGTTTTTGAATCCCTGGGTCCTCTGGGCCCCAATGGATTCAATGAATTCATTAGTAAACATTTCGGCGGTGACATACATGACTTTCAATTCCGGGGTATTATCGATGATATAATTCCCAATTGAATTGAGTAGGTGGGTTTTTCCCATGCCTACCCCCCCGTAGATGAGACAAGGGTTGTAGCTGACCCCAGGGTTTTTTGCAATTGCCAGGCTGGCATTGTAGGCAAACGTACTGTTGTCACCGATTACGAAATTTGAAAACTCATAGGAAGGGTTGAGGTTGCAATCGGTTTTCATTTTCAAATTTTTTTCAACCGAGATTTTTTGTTTCGGAATCTGTATTACAGGGGCTTCCTGTCTTGGTGCTTTTTCTCCGGGGTCTTGCTTTTTCCTTTCTTCAATTTCCACCCGGGACTTTACGATGAAATCGACACTGACTTCCTCACCGGTCAATTCGCTGAGCGTATTGACGATCAGATCCCTGTACCGTGAGATTACCGTATCGAGAATAAATTGGCTTGCACCGGCTAAAATGACCTTCCTGTCATCTGACCCGATGTAGACGATACGATTAAACCAGGTCGTATATTCCTGTTCCGGAAGAGTCTCTTTTATACGTGAGGCTGTCTCTTGCCAGAATTCAAAATAGTTGCTTTTTGAATCAGTCATGGGACCATTTTACTCTCAAGGTCAACACCTTGCAATACTAGATTGGCTACCTTGTGAAAACGATTATTAAATATATATATTATAACTAATTAAAAATGGATGTTTATTTTATGGTCCTATTGCAAAACCCTCCTTTTTCTGGTATGATTGATAAGAATCGGCGTAAGCCTTTTTTTATTATTGCATAAGGATATAACGAATGAGTGAAGGGAGCTTTGCCAACGAATCTTTCCAGCCGCCTCTGCACCACAGTGCTGTGAGCGCGGATGGTTCTCCAAATACCTATTCAGCCGGGAGCATTCAAGTCCTCAAGGGGCTTGAAGCTGTTCGAAAGAGACCCGGAATGTATATTGGGTCGACTGGCATCGATGGGCTGCACCACCTTGTTTATGAAGTGGTAGATAACAGTATCGATGAAGCTATGGCCGGTTATTGTACGGATATCCAGGTTTTTCTCGATTTGAACGAACAGGGCAAGGAAGTTTGCACTGTTGAAGATAAC
The sequence above is a segment of the Sphaerochaeta pleomorpha str. Grapes genome. Coding sequences within it:
- the dnaA gene encoding chromosomal replication initiator protein DnaA; translation: MTDSKSNYFEFWQETASRIKETLPEQEYTTWFNRIVYIGSDDRKVILAGASQFILDTVISRYRDLIVNTLSELTGEEVSVDFIVKSRVEIEERKKQDPGEKAPRQEAPVIQIPKQKISVEKNLKMKTDCNLNPSYEFSNFVIGDNSTFAYNASLAIAKNPGVSYNPCLIYGGVGMGKTHLLNSIGNYIIDNTPELKVMYVTAEMFTNEFIESIGAQRTQGFKNKFRKVDVLLIDDIHFLQGKDSTQEELFHTFNNLYESKKQMVFTCDRPISELKNITDRLSSRFERGLNVDLQPPNYETRMAILKSKTKKRASAMSEDILNYIAVNVCTNVRDLESSLTKLIAYSELLDQDLSLEKAKELLGTLPSIAANGNQALSIDTIIKVVGEYFNVSSFEIKGKKKNKSLIQPRQIAMYLSRDITEFSTTEIGTEFGGRDHTTVMHAFARIVSLMKGDEAFSNTIQKLKRDLTNSKK